The genomic region AGAATACAATATATGGAATAACACTGGCGATTGTGCTGTTCTTTTGCATATTGCCGACTGGTCTTCTTATCCCGCAAAGTAAAAAAACAACACATAAAAAGAAACTTTTTATCGCGGTATTAATTAAAAACAATAGCCCTATTTCAAAATATAAAACATATTTTACTGATTATCAATTATTTTTAACTACATTTGTACCAATCAAATATATAACAGGTTTCTGTTGCCTTCTCTGGAATAGTTTAAAGCATTCTTTTTTTCTCTCTCAGTTTTTGCTTTTTTCAGGTGCCATTTTTTAATCTTAAATTTATTTACGTATGAATATTTTTGTTGGCAACCTTAATTTTAAAACCTCAGAAGCACAATTGTTAAACCTATTTGCGGTGTTTGGAAAAGTAACTTCAGTTAAAATTATTACTGACAAGTTCTCCGGACACTCTAGGGGATTTGCTTTTGTAGAAATGGCAACATTAGAAGAAGCCGAGAACGCCATAACCAATTTGAACAATTCCGAGCTGGATTCCCGTATGATGGTCGTTAAAGAAGCGCTTCCTCAGGAAAACAACAATCCTTTTAAGAAAAAATACAATTAGAATTAATAATTCCCTTTCTAAATATTCTTTAAGATTTAAAAAATCCTTCACCATTTAAAATCTTAAAAGAAAAATAACGGCCATTTCAAAAGATATCTTTTTTGATGGTCTTGTCAATCTATTTTACCCACTAAAAATATCGGTATTCCGACACACATATAATGAACTTTAAAAACTTAAATATAATACCGCCTATTATAGAAGCTATAAATCAGGCCGGTTATAAAGAAGCAACTGAAATTCAGCATCAAGCGATTCCTCCAATTTTAAATGGTAAGGACGTAATCGGTTGTGCGCAAACGGGAACCGGAAAAACGGCCTCATTTGCGATACCTGTTTTGCAATTATTACACCAGAATCCTACTGCTAAAAAAGGTATCCGAACTTTAGTATTGGCTCCCACAAGAGAATTGGCAATACAAATTGATGAAAATTTCAAAATGTATAGCCAAAAACTCGCATCAAATCATTTGGTAATTTTTGGAGGTGTATCGCAAGAGCACCAAATAAAGGCTCTTAAAAAAAACATCGAGATTCTGATTGCCACCCCGGGTAGATTATTAGACCTTATGGCAAGTGGCCATGTCAACCTATCCGCTATCGAAATACTGGTATTGGATGAAGCCGATCGCATGTTAGATATGGGATTTGTAAAGGATGTCAAAAAAATAGTGGCAAAGCTTCCCTCAAAAAGACAAACCCTGTTTTTTTCGGCAACAATGCCTCCTGAAATACGGAAACTGGCACATACTATGGTATACAACCCTATAGAAATCAATGTGACTCCTGTTTCATCTACCGCACAAACTGTAAAACAGTCGGTGTATTTTGTAGATAAAAATGAAAAGTTTGACTTACTTATGAATATTCTGGATGATTCTTCGATCGAAAGATCCTTGGTTTTCGCCCGTACAAAATATGGAGCCGACAAGTTAGCGAAAAGGCTGGCTAAAACAGGAATCTATGCCGCCGCAATACATGGCAATAAGTCCCAAAATGCCCGACAAAAAGCATTAAATGATTTTAAAAACAATCGTATTCGCGTTTTAATTGCAACCGACATTGCAGCAAGAGGAATTGACATAGATGAATTACCACATGTTGTCAATTACGAATTGCCCAATGTACCGGAAACTTACGTTCACCGAATCGGAAGAACAGGACGTGCCGGAATGAAAGGTATTGCTATTTCATTTTGTGATGATGAAGAGAAAAAAGAATTGAAAAGCATTCAGAAACTAATTGGTCCTAGCATAATGGTCCTACATCCCAAAAAAAGCTACTCCATTCCCGTTTAATTTAAAAGAAATCAGTAAATATGGCAGATTCGTTTTCAAAAAAAGAGAACAATAAAAAGAAGCAAAAAAAGCAACAAGATAAAACATCCCGCAGGGAAGAACGGAAAACAAACAACAATAAAGGAAAAAGCCTTGACGATATGATCATTTATATCGATGTCAATGGAAACTTTACCTCATTACCTCCTCATCTTCAGAATAAGGAAGAGGACTTTGCAAAAGCAAAACGGGCTAAAAAGGCTCAGGCAGATATGCTCGACTCTGATTTTTCAGGTATAGTGTCTTATATGAGTGAGAAAGGATATGGGTTTATCACGGAAGATAACACCAGCGAAAACGTGTTTTTTCACTACGGCCAATTAAACGAGCCTGTCAGTAAGGGCGATTTGGTTCACTTTAAAAAGGAGCAAACACCAAAAGGATATCAGGCCACAACTATTAAAAAAAAGTAATATAGTAATAAATTAAATAAACAAGAGATGCAAGAAGGCACCGTAAAATTTTTCAATGAATCCAAAGGTTTTGGATTTATTTTTCAGGAAAGTAATAATTCAGATATTTTCGTCCACAGTACCGGACTATTAGATAATATTAAAGAAAATGACAAAGTTGTATTTGACATTGAAAAAGGTAGAAAAGGACTAACGGCAATCAACGTCAAAAGAAAATAAATGCCTGTTCTGTTTGTAAAAAGGTGTG from Flavobacterium sp. WV_118_3 harbors:
- a CDS encoding RNA-binding protein, which codes for MNIFVGNLNFKTSEAQLLNLFAVFGKVTSVKIITDKFSGHSRGFAFVEMATLEEAENAITNLNNSELDSRMMVVKEALPQENNNPFKKKYN
- a CDS encoding DEAD/DEAH box helicase, which produces MNFKNLNIIPPIIEAINQAGYKEATEIQHQAIPPILNGKDVIGCAQTGTGKTASFAIPVLQLLHQNPTAKKGIRTLVLAPTRELAIQIDENFKMYSQKLASNHLVIFGGVSQEHQIKALKKNIEILIATPGRLLDLMASGHVNLSAIEILVLDEADRMLDMGFVKDVKKIVAKLPSKRQTLFFSATMPPEIRKLAHTMVYNPIEINVTPVSSTAQTVKQSVYFVDKNEKFDLLMNILDDSSIERSLVFARTKYGADKLAKRLAKTGIYAAAIHGNKSQNARQKALNDFKNNRIRVLIATDIAARGIDIDELPHVVNYELPNVPETYVHRIGRTGRAGMKGIAISFCDDEEKKELKSIQKLIGPSIMVLHPKKSYSIPV
- a CDS encoding cold shock domain-containing protein, with the protein product MADSFSKKENNKKKQKKQQDKTSRREERKTNNNKGKSLDDMIIYIDVNGNFTSLPPHLQNKEEDFAKAKRAKKAQADMLDSDFSGIVSYMSEKGYGFITEDNTSENVFFHYGQLNEPVSKGDLVHFKKEQTPKGYQATTIKKK
- a CDS encoding cold shock domain-containing protein, whose amino-acid sequence is MQEGTVKFFNESKGFGFIFQESNNSDIFVHSTGLLDNIKENDKVVFDIEKGRKGLTAINVKRK